In Scomber japonicus isolate fScoJap1 chromosome 7, fScoJap1.pri, whole genome shotgun sequence, one genomic interval encodes:
- the ccl25b gene encoding C-C motif chemokine 25b, with translation MKFQALFFLLILACMYLSLAQGSYGNCCLGYNRKLKGKKNIESYRMQETDGDCNIRAVVFTMKTGRTVCANPEHAWVQKQIEILKKKMQN, from the exons ATGAAGTTTCAagctcttttcttccttctgatcCTCGCCTGCATGTACCTGAGTCTGGCACAAG GCTCCTATGGCAACTGCTGCCTTGGCTATAACCGAAAgttgaaaggaaagaaaaacatagaGAGTTACAGGATGCAGGAAACAGATGGTGACTGTAACATCAGAGCTGTTGT GTTTACAATGAAGACGGGGCGGACTGTCTGTGCCAATCCAGAACATGCATGGGTCCAGAAACAGATTGAGATcctgaagaagaaaatgcaGAATTAG
- the gclm gene encoding glutamate--cysteine ligase regulatory subunit — MDPQNTGAKMLLSHAKTLRLHTGNLVNRSRLKKKCPCSPSEELQDCIKATLSDWFSTTKPPSEDLPDTVDCSIPQATDAITPEEREELKVSAKLFLCESGESSIRDAVELACQTLSVSQLDSVIIAPPGPLEGDNQTLAHLQPAWEELEALVRSQRIAAIGTSDLDKDLLEQLYNWAQVKPSSNQVNLASCCVMPPDLTAFAKEFDIQLLTHNDPKELMSAATFQEAVQEGTHDLKIADWRLEWVLRYSIIVKSRGIIKAKGYLVSAKKASP; from the exons ATGGATCCTCAAAACACTGGGGCGAAGATGTTGCTCAGCCACGCCAAGACACTCAGGCTTCACACCGGGAACTTAGTCAACAGAAGTCGTCTGAAAAAGAAGTGTCCATGCTCGCCCAGCGAAGAG CTTCAAGACTGCATTAAAGCCACACTGAGTGACTGGTTTTCCACAACAAAACCACCATCGGAG GACCTTCCAGATACAGTGGACTGCTCCATTCCCCAGGCGACAGACGCCATCACACCTGAAGAGAGGGAAGAGCTTAAGGTTTCAG CAAAGCTGTTCTTGTGTGAGTCGGGTGAGTCTTCCATCAGAGATGCAGTTGAGTTGG CCTGTCAGACTCTGTCAGTGTCCCAGCTTGACTCTGTCATCATAGCGCCACCTGGGCCTCTGGAGGGTGACAACCAAACTTTGGCCCACCTTCAGCCAGCCTGGGAGGAACTGGAGGCTTTGGTCAGAAGCCAGAGGATTGCAGCAATTGGCACCTCTGACCTAGACAAAGACCTGCTGGAACAGCTGTACAACTGGGCCCAG GTGAAGCCCAGCAGTAACCAGGTCAACCTGGCCTCCTGCTGTGTGATGCCTCCTGACCTGACTGCATTCGCTAAGGAGTTTGACATCCAACTGCTCACACACAACGACCCCAAAG AGCTGATGTCGGCAGCCACATTCCAGGAGGCAGTACAGGAGGGAACACACGACCTGAAAATTGCTGACTGGAGACTCGAGTGGGTCCTGCGCTACTCCATTATTGTCAAGAGCAGGGGCATCATCAAGGCTAAAGGCTACCTTGTCAGTGCGAAGAAGGCGAGCCCCTAG
- the dnttip2 gene encoding deoxynucleotidyltransferase terminal-interacting protein 2, which yields MVATRRGVRVYSPTKTIPDQPSEVQATPSTARRTRRAAKQEETPSQHDLEETSSQPASPPTSLLKRCTRASRLHSPEQPCTPVGSVHEAETSDVESCCSAMSDTEPRMTRTRVRQACKERQEDEEISEVDSCCSAVSVSKAGQSSRRSTRRKPIPERSDPAHVEAGDVKVEPVLDTESCSSESQRVTRSQRKTTRTRSAAKQQTEDSEVSDVDSCTSRASRSTTRRSTRSRRQTCPIPIDLDEASEGSGSPAQTGRRSRATRGKTTVDVNEAPSCDSEGFESGPTYSMTTRRRGKNRSTDPKVLESESDLTDVQSPVGSPRSSRGKGTPCSSRTGSGNSSRGVSVTRSSIKNCSIVVTSWEPAKEDSLLQDSRLESTLIAEDADCTLLEEDKSHILEEKEKEDVNSSDLASNEALAADSGVTEDVQGGSALQKATEGAESRVNVISEDDSHVSPSVSEGLAAEVVCETAVMARDQQVEPPAENKDGDTSEVEMMQETVLPSELLKPSETVTICETVSENIEETKDKEEAMEVANEDNHPSQGVEHVYGDTVMETQSSKEEKMEVSTLNTDAQQVVDSSEAQVESIEVTSSRDHKITVDSSSEQQSKDVIVQNTKVISLLVSSEDEDDYEEEEEREVSGEEEEEKDLAEERGRTSKKSEAAAESVAGLFMIDTRPGQAADENYYKDRLREEEEEAGRSKEGAEQEEQDEEFVDEEEDDDDDEDAEILFSSRDPQSKELSSRIDPGIRVKELGGLYINFDGSKSKPVSSSLQKLKEKRIQDEVMKKSVIGPDFEKKDAVPPYSESKQALKLKHRDERAKTTGDGWFNMKAPEITGELKGDLQVLKMRGSLDSKRFYKKNDRDGFPKYFQVGTVVDSPVDFYHSRVPKKERKRTMVEELLADAEFRQQNKKKFQHIVAEKAAQGAGKRNKKKNKFHKK from the exons ATGGTGGCGACAAGGAGAGGAGTACGCGTGTACTCCCCAACTAAAACAATTCCCGACCAGCCCTCTGAGGTCCAG GCTACTCCATCCACTGCACGAAGAACCAGGAGGGCTGCTAAACAAGAAGAGACCCCTTCCCAGCATGACCTGGAGGAGACCAGCAGTCAGCCCGCATCGCCACCGACCTCTTTATTGAAAAGATGCACCAGAGCCTCCAGACTTCACAGTCCAGAGCAGCCTTGCACTCCTGTGGGCTCTGTCCATGAAGCAGAAACATCAGATGTGGAGTCGTGCTGCTCCGCAATGTCTGACACCGAGCCACGTATGACACGCACCAGGGTAAGACAGGCGTGCAAAGAACGTCAGGAAGATGAGGAGATATCTGAGGTGGACTCATGTTGTTCTGCAGTATCTGTTTCAAAAGCTGGCCAAAGCAGCCGCCGTAGTACAAGGAGGAAGCCAATTCCTGAAAGATCTGACCCAGCTCACGTTGAAGCAGGAGATGTCAAGGTGGAGCCGGTGCTCGATACAGAGTCCTGCAGCTCTGAATCCCAGAGAGTCACCAGAAGTCAGCGAAAAACTACTCGTACCAGATCAGCTGCCAAACAACAAACTGAGGACTCTGAAGTCTCAGACGTTGATAGCTGCACATCCAGGGCTTCTCGGTCCACAACCCGCAGATCGACAAGATCCAGAAGGCAAACGTGTCCTATTCCCATTGACCTAGATGAGGCCTCGGAAGGCTCTGGCTCTCCTGCCCAAACAGGCCGAAGGAGCAGGGCAACAAGAGGGAAGACTACTGTAGATGTCAATGAGGCTCCGTCTTGTGACTCCGAAGGGTTTGAGTCCGGGCCCACTTACAGTATGACCACTCGTAGACGAGGGAAGAACCGATCCACAGATCCTAAGGTTCTGGAGTCAGAGTCTGACCTGACGGACGTGCAGTCCCCAGTTGGCAGCCCCAGGTCCTCACGTGGCAAAGGGACACCATGCAGCAGCCGCACAGGCTCAGGGAATAGCAGTCGAGGTGTGTCTGTCACCAGGTCCTCAATCAAGAATTGTAGTATAGTAGTGACATCCTGGGAGCCAGCTAAGGAAGATAGTTTATTACAAGATTCTAGATTAGAAAGTACTCTGATCGCTGAGGATGCAGATTGCACACTGTTGGAGGAAGATAAGAGCCACATattagaagaaaaagagaaagaggatgtGAATAGTTCTGATCTGGCATCAAATGAGGCTTTAGCAGCAGATTCTGGAGTGACAGAAGATGTACAGGGAGGGAGTGCTCTGCAGAAGGCTACAGAAGGTGCGGAAAGCagagtaaatgtaatttcagaAGACGATTCCCATGTATCTCCCTCAGTATCAGAAGGTCTTGCAGCTGAAGTTGTTTGTGAGACAGCAGTGATGGCCAgagaccagcaggtggagccaCCTGCTGAAAATAAGGATGGGGACACCTCAGAAGTGGAAATGATGCAGGAAACAGTTCTGCCATCAGAGCTGTTAAAGCCATCAGAAACAGTAACAATATGTGAGACTGTTTCTGAAAATATAGAAGAGACCAAAGACAAGGAGGAAGCCATGGAAGTGGCTAATGAAGACAACCATCCATCACAGGGAGTGGAGCATGTATATGGGGATACTGTTATGGAAACACAGTCCAGTAAGGAGGAGAAAATGGAAGTCAGTACATTGAACACAGATGCTCAGCAGGTGGTTGACTCCAGTGAGGCCCAAGTTGAATCAATTGAGGTGACGTCCAGCCGGGACCACAAGATCACAGTGGATTCTTCCTCTGAGCAGCAATCTAAAGATGTCATTGTGCAGAATACAAAAGTAATTAGCCTGCTCGTGAGCAGCGAGGATGAAGATGActatgaggaagaggaggagagggaagtttctggtgaagaggaggaagagaaggatttggcagaggagagaggaagaacttCCAAGAAgtctgaagcagcagctgaaTCAGTGGCGGGACTGTTTATGATTGACACACGGCCAGGACAAGCGGCTGATGAGAATTACTACAAGGATAggctgagagaggaggaggaggaggcgggcaGAAGTAAAGAGGGAGCTGAGCAGGAGGAGCAAGACGAGGAGTTtgtggatgaggaggaggacgatgaTGACGACGAAGATGCAGAAATCCTCTTCTCAAGTAGAGATCCTCAGTC GAAAGAGTTGTCCAGCCGTATTGACCCCGGCATCAGAGTGAAGGAGCTTGGGGGTTTATACATCAATTTTGATGGCAGCAAATCAAAACCTGTCTCCAGTTCGCTGCAAAAactaaaggaaaagaggatccAAGATGAG GTGATGAAGAAGAGCGTGATTGGTCCAGATTTTGAAAAGAAGGATGCGGTGCCTCCATACAGTGAATCCAAACAAGCTTTGAAACTTAAACACAGA GACGAGCGTGCGAAAACGACAGGAGACGGTTGGTTTAACATGAAAGCCCCTGAGATCACTGGTGAGCTGAAAGGAGACCTCCAAGTCCTGAAGATGAGAGGCTCCTTGGATTCCAAGAGGTTCTACAAGAAGAATGACAGAGATGGCTTTCCCAAGTATTTTCAG GTTGGTACAGTGGTGGACAGCCCAGTCGACTTCTATCATTCCCGTGTTCccaagaaagagaggaagagaaccATGGTGGAGGAGCTACTAGCTGATGCCGAGTTCAGGCA GCAGAACAAGAAGAAGTTTCAGCACATTGTGGCTGAGAAAGCAGCACAGGGAGCTGGCAagaggaacaagaagaagaataaattCCACAAAAAGTGA